One stretch of Arachis hypogaea cultivar Tifrunner chromosome 20, arahy.Tifrunner.gnm2.J5K5, whole genome shotgun sequence DNA includes these proteins:
- the LOC112784511 gene encoding enoyl-CoA delta isomerase 2, peroxisomal, whose product MCSLEKRGTLFILTLTGTDGDDQHRLGPQVIASLLSTLSRIAAEAIPGSVLITTAHGRYYSTGFDLIWARKAESGAAAANRLHSMVNSLKPVAAALMALPMPTIAALNGHAAAAGFLLAICHDYVLMRSDVGVLYMPEVDLGLPLPDYFAAMFRSKIRSPTVMREVVMSGVKVKAAEGVKMGMVDSAHDSAESVVEASMRLAEKLSRRKWVGDVYADIRKSLYPDACAVLDLPLKPLLVSKI is encoded by the coding sequence ATGTGTTCTCTCGAGAAGCGTGGGACCCTTTTCATTCTCACTCTCACCGGCACCGACGGTGACGACCAACACCGCCTAGGCCCGCAGGTCATCGCCTCCCTCCTCTCCACCCTCTCCCGCATCGCCGCCGAAGCCATCCCGGGATCTGTTCTCATCACCACCGCACACGGCAGGTACTACTCCACCGGCTTCGACCTCATCTGGGCTCGGAAGGCCGAATCCGGCGCCGCCGCTGCCAATCGCCTCCATTCCATGGTCAATTCCCTGAAGCCCGTCGCAGCGGCGCTGATGGCTCTCCCGATGCCGACAATCGCCGCCCTAAACGGCCACGCAGCCGCGGCTGGTTTCCTTTTGGCGATCTGCCACGACTACGTGCTGATGAGGAGCGACGTCGGCGTGCTGTACATGCCGGAGGTGGACCTAGGGCTTCCGCTGCCGGATTACTTCGCGGCGATGTTCAGGTCGAAGATAAGATCCCCGACCGTGATGCGGGAGGTGGTGATGAGCGGCGTGAAGGTGAAGGCAGCGGAGGGGGTGAAGATGGGGATGGTGGATTCGGCGCACGATAGTGCGGAGAGCGTGGTGGAGGCTAGCATGCGCCTTGCGGAAAAGCTATCTCGTAGGAAATGGGTGGGTGACGTGTATGCTGACATAAGAAAGAGCTTGTATCCCGATGCTTGTGCCGTTTTGGATTTACCCCTCAAACCTCTTTTGGTTTCTAAGATCTGA
- the LOC112786893 gene encoding serine carboxypeptidase-like 32 yields MDNIVVESTTTLGYIYIIMLFLSLKHEIVAAGDNNSAIDDLVTNLPGQPLVDFKHYAGYVTVNDDTNNGERALFYWFFEAITNPQDKPLVLWLNGGPGCSSVGYGATQEIGPFLVDTDGKGLKFNNYSWNKEANMLFLESPVGVGFSYSNSTIDYENLDDDITANDAYNFLHNWFLKFPSYRTSTFYIAGESYAGKYVPELAELIYDRKDDPSLHINLKGILLGNPETSDPEDLLGQVDYAWSHAVISDETYKTIRRSCNFSDPYKNKDCGDGLDELYKQYDQIDIYSLYTSVCFATTALSNHQNLQTQINHSSRNKMRRMMGGFDPCLDNYARAFYNRADVQKALHASDGLILKNWTICNDDIFNSWNWNKSKASVIPIYRKLISGGLRIWVYSGDTDGRVPVLSTRYSLSILGLGITKQWRPWYHEKQVSGWYQEYEGLTFATFRGAGHAVPSFKPSNSLAFFSSFLLGQSPPSTRST; encoded by the exons ATGGATAACATTGTAGTAGAGAGTACTACTActttgggttatatatatataataatgctTTTCCTATCATTGAAACATGAAATAGTAGCAGCAGGAGATAACAACAGTGCCATTGATGACCTTGTGACTAACTTGCCTGGCCAGCCTCTTGTAGATTTCAAGCACTATGCTGGTTATGTCACTGTTAATGATGACACCAATAATGGAGAAAGAGCACTCTTCTATTGGTTTTTTGAAGCCATCACCAACCCTCAAGATAAACCATTGGTGCTGTGGCTCAATGGAG GTCCTGGGTGCTCTTCTGTGGGATATGGAGCAACACAAGAGATTGGTCCATTTTTAGTGGACACAGATGGCAAGGGCCTTAAATTTAATAACTACTCTTGGAACAAAG AAGCCAACATGTTATTCCTGGAATCTCCTGTTGGAGTAGGCTTTTCCTACTCAAATTCAACTATAGACTATGAAAATCTGGATGATGATATCACAG CTAATGATGCTTACAATTTTCTGCACAATTGGTTTCTCAAGTTTCCATCATATAGAACAAGCACATTTTATATAGCAGGAGAGAGCTATGCTG GGAAGTATGTACCTGAGCTAGCAGAACTGATATATGATAGGAAAGATGACCCTTCCCTTCATATTAATCTCAAGGGTATTTTG TTGGGGAATCCTGAAACATCTGATCCTGAAGACTTGTTAGGGCAAGTTGATTACGCTTGGAGCCATGCAGTGATATCTGATGAAACCTACAAAACAATAAGAAGAAGTTGTAACTTCAGTGATCCATATAAAAACAAAGATTGTGGTGATGGACTTGATGAACTTTATAAGCAATACGACCAAATTGATATTTATAGCCTCTACACCTCTGTTTGTTTTGCCACCACAGCGCTTTCAAATCATCAAAATTTACAAACACAAATCAACCACTCATCTAGGAACAAG ATGCGTAGAATGATGGGAGGTTTTGATCCATGCTTGGATAATTATGCCAGAGCCTTTTATAATAGAGCAGATGTTCAGAAAGCTCTCCATGCCAGTGATGGTCTCATTCTCAAGAATTGGACTATTTGCAA CGACGATATATTCAATAGTTGGAATTGGAACAAATCAAAGGCCTCTGTTATCCCAATATACAGGAAGCTTATTTCAGGAGGACTTAGGATTTGGGTTTAtag tGGAGACACAGATGGAAGAGTGCCAGTGCTTTCTACAAGATACAGCTTAAGTATTCTGGGTTTGGGAATCACTAAGCAATGGAGGCCATGGTACCATGAGAAACAGGTTAGTGGGTGGTATCAAGAATACGAGGGTCTCACTTTTGCAACATTTCGAGGAGCTGGCCATGCTGTCCCTTCTTTCAAACCAAGCAATTCACTTGCATTCTTCTCTTCCTTCCTTCTTGGACAATCTCCACCCTCTACTAGATCTACATGA